Proteins encoded together in one Bradyrhizobium sp. CB82 window:
- a CDS encoding SDR family NAD(P)-dependent oxidoreductase: protein MHNVLVTGGSRGIGLAIATRLAVAGYNVIAVARRETEELADAVRASEKRLHFRACDLAVIDVIPAFAKLVRDEFGAIYGLVNNAGLGTEGLLATMHNSEIEALVRLNVLSPIILTKYVARHMMADGAGRIINISSIIASTGYNGLSVYGATKAAATGFTRSLAREVGKLGITVNAIAPGFIDTELTHKLSGEGRKRIAGRSALRRLPETDDVARMVEYLLGEGGRNVTGTVFTIDAGNTA from the coding sequence ATGCATAACGTCCTCGTCACCGGCGGCAGCCGCGGTATTGGCCTTGCGATCGCGACGCGGCTCGCGGTCGCCGGTTACAACGTGATCGCGGTGGCGCGGCGCGAGACCGAGGAGCTCGCTGATGCGGTACGTGCGTCGGAGAAGCGTCTGCATTTCCGCGCCTGCGACCTTGCGGTGATCGACGTGATCCCGGCCTTCGCAAAGCTGGTGCGCGACGAGTTCGGCGCGATCTATGGCCTCGTCAACAATGCCGGCCTCGGCACCGAGGGCCTGCTTGCGACGATGCACAATTCCGAGATCGAGGCGCTGGTGCGGCTCAACGTGTTGTCGCCGATCATCCTCACCAAGTATGTCGCGCGGCACATGATGGCCGACGGCGCGGGCCGCATCATCAACATCTCCTCGATCATCGCCTCCACCGGCTATAACGGACTGTCGGTCTATGGCGCGACCAAAGCGGCCGCGACCGGTTTCACGCGCTCGCTGGCGCGCGAGGTTGGCAAGCTCGGCATCACCGTGAATGCGATTGCGCCCGGCTTCATCGACACCGAGTTGACGCACAAGCTTTCCGGCGAAGGCCGCAAGCGCATCGCCGGACGCAGCGCGCTGCGCCGTTTGCCTGAGACCGACGACGTCGCCCGGATGGTGGAGTATCTGCTCGGCGAAGGCGGACGCAACGTCACGGGAACGGTATTCACGATCGATGCGGGGAATACTGCTTAG
- a CDS encoding DUF3095 domain-containing protein has translation MTPGVSFYGSIPVFRGFTSLMDPSLYSPLPDDWSIGVADIVDSTKAIAAQRYKAVNMAGAAVIAAVTNALEGREFPFVFGGDGASFAVAPSDLDRAREALAATATWVRQDLDLTMRVALVPVSAIRAQGLDVRVARFGPSANLSYAMFSGGGLGWAEAAMKRGEFAVADAPDGAQPDLSGLSCRFEEIPASRGLILSVLVVPARGADPQAFRKVIEDVIHLVERSPDAGRPVPPQGPPLKWPPQGLGYEARARRGGSLLKRRVGVLAYTLFAYMIVRFDIKVGGFVPKTYTQQVVENSDFRKYDDGLRMILDCTPELERDLSDRLAAAAKSGIVRYGLHRQDAAMMTCFTPSALRSDHVHFIDGARGGYASAATALKATAA, from the coding sequence ATGACACCAGGCGTCTCCTTCTACGGCAGCATCCCCGTCTTCCGCGGCTTCACCAGCCTGATGGACCCATCCCTCTATTCGCCGCTGCCGGACGACTGGAGCATCGGTGTGGCCGATATCGTCGATTCCACCAAGGCGATTGCGGCGCAGCGCTACAAGGCGGTCAACATGGCTGGCGCCGCGGTGATCGCAGCCGTCACCAACGCGCTGGAGGGACGGGAATTCCCCTTCGTGTTCGGCGGCGATGGCGCTAGCTTTGCGGTCGCGCCCAGCGATCTCGATCGCGCCCGCGAGGCGCTAGCCGCGACGGCGACCTGGGTCAGGCAGGATCTCGATCTGACGATGCGCGTCGCGCTGGTGCCGGTCAGCGCGATCCGCGCGCAAGGGCTGGACGTGCGCGTCGCGCGTTTCGGGCCGTCGGCCAACCTGTCTTATGCGATGTTCTCCGGCGGCGGGCTCGGCTGGGCCGAAGCTGCGATGAAGCGCGGTGAGTTCGCCGTCGCCGATGCGCCCGACGGCGCGCAGCCGGATCTGTCCGGCCTGTCCTGCCGGTTCGAGGAGATTCCGGCCTCGCGCGGACTCATCCTGTCCGTCCTGGTGGTGCCGGCGCGCGGCGCCGATCCGCAAGCGTTTCGCAAGGTGATCGAGGACGTGATCCACCTCGTCGAGCGCAGTCCGGATGCGGGCCGTCCCGTGCCGCCGCAGGGGCCGCCGCTGAAATGGCCGCCTCAGGGGCTCGGCTACGAGGCGCGCGCCAGACGCGGCGGCTCGCTGCTCAAGCGCCGCGTCGGCGTCTTGGCCTATACGCTGTTCGCCTACATGATCGTGCGCTTCGACATCAAGGTCGGCGGTTTCGTGCCGAAGACCTACACGCAGCAGGTCGTCGAGAACTCGGACTTCCGCAAATATGACGACGGCCTGCGCATGATCCTCGACTGCACGCCTGAGCTCGAGCGCGATCTGAGCGATCGTTTGGCAGCGGCGGCGAAGAGCGGCATCGTGCGCTACGGCCTACACCGACAGGATGCGGCGATGATGACCTGCTTCACGCCCTCGGCGCTGCGCAGCGACCACGTCCACTTCATCGACGGTGCCCGCGGAGGCTATGCGTCGGCTGCAACGGCGCTGAAGGCGACCGCGGCCTGA
- a CDS encoding DUF2147 domain-containing protein, with protein MIRSLAVLITCLAALFGVPTARAQTPDASGTWLTQAGDARVKVSKCGGGICGVIVWLKEPYDTATGQPASDSKNPNPALARRPLIGLPLFNGMQVTGPNKWSGQIYNADDGSMYASNISVTGTDTLRVEGCVGALCGAETWTRVSR; from the coding sequence ATGATCCGCAGTTTAGCCGTTCTCATCACCTGTCTCGCTGCGCTGTTCGGCGTGCCAACAGCACGCGCGCAGACTCCGGATGCGAGCGGGACCTGGCTGACCCAGGCGGGCGATGCGCGCGTCAAGGTCAGCAAATGCGGCGGCGGCATCTGCGGCGTCATCGTCTGGCTGAAGGAGCCCTACGACACCGCGACCGGCCAGCCCGCCAGCGACAGCAAGAATCCAAATCCCGCGCTCGCCAGGCGTCCTTTGATCGGCTTGCCGCTCTTCAACGGCATGCAGGTCACCGGTCCAAATAAATGGTCGGGGCAGATCTACAACGCCGATGACGGCAGCATGTATGCGAGCAACATCTCGGTCACCGGCACTGATACGCTCCGCGTCGAAGGCTGCGTCGGCGCGCTCTGCGGCGCCGAGACATGGACGCGAGTCAGCCGCTGA
- a CDS encoding GNAT family N-acetyltransferase, producing MSIEVDILNGDASWPTAEPLFKAVYPRDVVEKLSWRHIKWANPDLRVLIAEPSGGLACHVGIYFRTLTWNGHKMHVGGIGGVCTREDCRGRGYATLALEAATQTIRANEAARFALLFCEPHNFAFYQTRNWHPFTGEVYAEQPEGRILFDHMAPFVFDLGRAPRLGTLDLCGLPW from the coding sequence ATGAGCATCGAAGTCGACATCCTGAACGGCGACGCCTCCTGGCCGACCGCGGAGCCTCTGTTCAAGGCAGTCTATCCGCGCGATGTGGTTGAGAAGCTGTCCTGGCGCCATATCAAATGGGCGAATCCCGATTTGCGCGTGCTGATCGCGGAACCATCGGGCGGCCTTGCCTGCCATGTGGGCATTTACTTCCGGACCCTCACCTGGAATGGCCACAAGATGCATGTCGGCGGCATCGGCGGCGTCTGTACACGCGAGGACTGCCGAGGACGCGGTTATGCGACGCTGGCGCTTGAGGCCGCCACTCAAACCATACGCGCCAACGAGGCGGCGCGTTTCGCGCTATTGTTTTGCGAGCCGCACAATTTCGCATTTTATCAGACGCGCAACTGGCACCCCTTCACCGGCGAGGTCTATGCTGAACAGCCAGAGGGCCGGATCCTGTTCGATCACATGGCGCCTTTCGTGTTCGACCTCGGCCGGGCACCGCGACTGGGCACCCTCGACCTATGCGGCCTGCCGTGGTGA
- a CDS encoding superoxide dismutase: MTFTLPPLPYAYDALGQYMSKETLEYHHDKHHQAYVTNGNNALKGTEWEGKSLEEIVKGSFGKNPAVFNNAGQHYNHIHFWSWMKPNGGGTKLPAKLEKKINEDLGGFDKFKADFQAAGVGQFGSGWCWLQVKNGKLEISKTPNGENPLVHGATPILGCDVWEHSYYIDYRNRRPDYLKAFVENLVNWEYVESLFDKA, from the coding sequence ATGACCTTTACGCTCCCCCCACTCCCTTACGCCTATGACGCCCTCGGCCAGTATATGTCGAAGGAAACGCTTGAATATCACCACGACAAGCATCATCAGGCCTATGTCACCAACGGCAACAACGCGCTCAAGGGGACCGAATGGGAAGGCAAATCCCTTGAGGAGATTGTGAAGGGCTCCTTCGGGAAGAACCCGGCGGTTTTCAACAATGCCGGCCAGCACTACAACCACATCCACTTCTGGAGCTGGATGAAGCCCAATGGCGGCGGCACCAAGCTGCCGGCCAAGCTCGAGAAGAAGATCAACGAGGACCTCGGCGGCTTCGACAAGTTCAAGGCGGACTTCCAGGCGGCCGGCGTTGGCCAGTTCGGCTCCGGCTGGTGTTGGCTCCAGGTCAAGAACGGCAAGCTCGAGATCTCCAAAACGCCGAACGGCGAGAATCCGCTGGTGCACGGCGCCACCCCGATCCTCGGCTGCGACGTCTGGGAGCACTCCTACTACATCGATTATCGCAACCGCCGCCCGGACTATCTGAAGGCGTTCGTCGAAAACCTCGTAAACTGGGAATACGTGGAGTCGCTGTTCGACAAGGCGTAA
- a CDS encoding ABC transporter ATP-binding protein, whose product MAGLGFHNVTFGYDRHPAVHHLKGEIAPGALVAVIGPNGAGKSTLLRGIVGILKPLAGAIHLGGLDPRDIAYLPQTTDIDRSFPISVFDFVGTGLWRGIGLFGGIGKAAREKILGAVAAVGLNGFENRPIGTLSGGQMQRVLFARVLLQDAALIVLDEPFNAIDSKTTVDLLALVTRWHGEGRTVLAALHDMEMVRAHFPQALLLARGPVAWGATTEVLTAENLMVAMRMCEAFDDTAAACADDDERSQAA is encoded by the coding sequence ATGGCGGGGCTCGGTTTCCACAACGTCACCTTTGGCTATGACCGGCATCCCGCGGTGCACCACCTCAAGGGCGAGATCGCGCCTGGGGCGCTGGTCGCGGTGATCGGACCGAACGGCGCCGGCAAGTCGACGCTGCTGCGCGGCATCGTCGGCATCCTGAAGCCGCTCGCAGGCGCCATCCATCTCGGCGGGCTCGATCCGCGCGATATCGCCTATCTGCCGCAGACCACCGATATCGACCGTAGCTTCCCGATCTCGGTGTTCGATTTCGTCGGCACCGGCCTGTGGCGTGGGATCGGTCTGTTCGGCGGCATCGGCAAAGCCGCGCGCGAGAAGATCCTCGGCGCGGTCGCGGCCGTCGGGCTGAACGGTTTCGAGAACCGTCCGATCGGTACGCTTTCGGGCGGGCAGATGCAGCGTGTGCTGTTCGCGCGCGTGCTGCTCCAGGATGCTGCGCTCATCGTGCTCGACGAGCCCTTCAACGCCATCGACAGCAAGACCACGGTCGATCTGCTTGCGCTGGTGACGCGCTGGCATGGCGAGGGCCGCACCGTGCTCGCCGCGCTTCACGATATGGAGATGGTGCGGGCGCACTTTCCGCAAGCGCTGTTGCTCGCACGCGGGCCAGTGGCTTGGGGCGCGACCACCGAGGTGCTGACGGCGGAGAACCTCATGGTCGCGATGCGGATGTGCGAAGCCTTCGACGACACTGCAGCGGCCTGCGCCGACGATGATGAGCGCTCACAGGCGGCATGA
- a CDS encoding metal ABC transporter permease, protein MYDALIGPFTEFEFMRRALAAVIALSLAGAPIGVFLMLRRMSLVGDAMAHAILPGAAIGFLLSGLNLFAMTAGGLIAGFAVAILAGVVARSTGLKEDASLATFYLASLALGVTIVSIKGTNIDLLHVLFGNILAMDDKTLLVVAFNATITLLVLAVIYRPLVIESVDPLFLRTVSRAGGPAHLAFLALVVITLVNGFQALGTLLAVGLMIMPAGIARFWSRDLTAMICIAVVAAALSGYAGLVLSFQTRIPSGPAIILVATAFYVVSVLFGSVGGLVRQMFPGRHLEA, encoded by the coding sequence ATGTATGACGCGCTCATCGGCCCCTTCACCGAATTCGAGTTCATGCGACGCGCGCTCGCCGCGGTGATCGCGCTGTCGCTCGCCGGTGCGCCGATCGGCGTATTCCTGATGCTGCGGCGGATGAGCCTGGTCGGCGATGCCATGGCGCATGCGATCCTCCCCGGTGCCGCGATCGGCTTCCTGCTCTCCGGCCTCAATCTGTTCGCGATGACCGCCGGCGGCCTGATCGCGGGCTTTGCGGTGGCGATCCTCGCCGGTGTCGTCGCGCGCTCAACGGGCCTGAAGGAGGACGCCTCGCTCGCGACCTTCTATCTGGCTTCGCTCGCGCTCGGCGTCACCATCGTCTCGATCAAGGGCACCAATATCGACCTGTTGCACGTGCTGTTTGGCAACATCCTTGCCATGGACGACAAGACGCTGCTGGTGGTCGCCTTCAACGCCACGATCACGCTGCTGGTGCTCGCGGTGATCTACCGTCCGCTGGTGATCGAGAGCGTCGACCCCTTGTTCCTGCGCACGGTGAGCCGCGCGGGAGGACCTGCGCATCTCGCCTTCCTCGCCCTCGTCGTCATCACTCTCGTCAATGGTTTTCAGGCGCTCGGCACCCTGCTCGCGGTCGGCCTGATGATCATGCCCGCCGGCATCGCCCGGTTCTGGTCGCGCGACCTCACCGCGATGATCTGCATCGCCGTCGTTGCCGCTGCGTTGTCGGGCTATGCCGGGCTCGTACTGTCGTTCCAGACGCGGATCCCTTCGGGGCCAGCGATCATCCTGGTGGCGACCGCGTTCTACGTCGTCTCCGTGCTGTTCGGCAGCGTCGGCGGGCTGGTCCGGCAGATGTTTCCCGGCCGGCATCTGGAGGCGTGA
- a CDS encoding zinc ABC transporter substrate-binding protein, with product MRRLLLLVVASLLIASPLQAAERLNVVASFSILADFVRNVGGDRINLTTLVGADSDVHVYAPAPGDAKRIADARLVIVNGLGLEGWLPRLVQSSGSKATVVTASAGLAPLKLGSESDPHAWQSIPNAKVYVTNIAGALAAAAPEDAEFFRGQATAYLEKLETLDREVREAIAKIPPARRKVISTHDAFGYFAAEYGIQFIAPLGVSTETEPSARDIAGIISQIRAQKIPAVFLENISDDRLIRRIAAETGSKVGGTLISDGLTGEKGPAPTYIEMVRHNIKALSSALDH from the coding sequence ATGCGTCGCCTCCTGCTCCTCGTCGTTGCGTCCCTCTTGATCGCCTCGCCGCTTCAAGCGGCGGAGCGGCTCAACGTTGTCGCGAGCTTCTCGATCCTCGCCGACTTCGTCCGCAACGTCGGCGGCGATCGCATCAACCTCACCACGCTGGTCGGCGCCGACAGCGACGTCCATGTCTACGCACCGGCGCCGGGGGACGCGAAGCGGATCGCGGACGCAAGGCTCGTCATCGTCAATGGCCTGGGCCTCGAGGGCTGGCTGCCGCGGCTCGTGCAATCCTCAGGCAGCAAGGCGACCGTCGTGACCGCGAGCGCCGGCCTCGCGCCGCTCAAGCTCGGCTCGGAATCCGATCCGCATGCCTGGCAATCGATCCCCAACGCGAAAGTCTATGTGACCAACATAGCGGGCGCGCTGGCCGCGGCCGCGCCCGAGGATGCCGAGTTCTTCCGGGGCCAGGCCACGGCCTATCTGGAAAAGCTCGAAACGCTCGACCGCGAGGTGCGCGAGGCCATCGCAAAAATCCCGCCCGCGCGGCGCAAGGTGATCTCGACCCACGATGCCTTCGGCTATTTCGCCGCCGAATACGGTATCCAGTTCATCGCCCCGCTCGGCGTCTCCACCGAAACCGAGCCCAGCGCCCGCGACATCGCCGGCATCATCAGCCAGATCCGGGCCCAAAAGATCCCGGCGGTCTTCCTCGAAAATATCAGCGACGACCGATTGATCCGGCGAATCGCCGCCGAGACCGGCTCAAAGGTCGGCGGGACCCTGATTTCGGACGGTTTGACCGGCGAAAAGGGGCCTGCCCCCACTTACATTGAGATGGTCAGGCACAATATAAAGGCCCTATCCAGCGCGCTTGACCATTAG
- a CDS encoding GTP-binding protein: MSEVTSPKIPVTVLTGYLGAGKTTLLNRILSENHGKKYAVIVNEFGEIGIDNDLIIGADEEVFEMNNGCICCTVRGDLVRIMDGLMKRKGKFDAIIVETTGLADPAPVAQTFFVDEDVQKNARLDAVVTVADAKWLSDRLKDAPEAKNQIAFADVIVLNKTDLVSKGELVEVEARIRGINPYAKLHRTERCSVALADVLDRGAFDLDRILDIEPDFLEADDHDHDHDHHHHHGHDHHHHDHGLKHYHDEEMQSLSLKSDKPLDPNMFMPWLQNLVQVEGQKILRSKGILAFHNDDDRYVFQGVHMMLEGNHQRKWKEGEPRESRLVFIGRELPEQAIREGFESCIVS, translated from the coding sequence ATGTCTGAAGTGACCTCCCCAAAGATTCCCGTGACCGTGCTGACCGGCTATCTCGGGGCCGGCAAGACCACGCTGTTGAACCGCATTTTGTCGGAGAACCACGGCAAGAAATACGCCGTCATCGTCAACGAATTCGGCGAGATCGGCATCGACAACGACCTCATCATCGGCGCCGACGAGGAAGTGTTCGAGATGAACAATGGCTGCATCTGTTGCACCGTGCGCGGCGATCTCGTGCGCATCATGGACGGCCTGATGAAGCGCAAGGGCAAGTTCGACGCCATCATCGTCGAGACCACGGGTCTTGCGGACCCTGCGCCCGTCGCCCAGACCTTCTTCGTCGACGAGGACGTGCAGAAGAACGCGCGGCTCGATGCGGTCGTGACCGTTGCAGATGCCAAGTGGCTCTCCGACCGGCTGAAGGACGCGCCCGAGGCCAAGAACCAGATCGCCTTTGCCGACGTCATCGTGCTCAACAAGACCGACCTCGTCTCCAAGGGAGAGCTCGTCGAGGTCGAGGCCCGCATCCGCGGCATCAATCCCTATGCGAAGCTGCACCGCACCGAACGCTGCTCGGTGGCATTGGCCGACGTGCTCGACCGTGGCGCGTTCGATCTCGACCGCATCCTCGATATCGAGCCGGACTTTCTGGAGGCCGATGATCATGACCACGACCACGATCATCACCATCATCACGGCCATGACCATCATCACCACGATCACGGCCTGAAGCACTATCACGACGAGGAGATGCAGTCGCTCTCGCTCAAGTCCGACAAGCCGCTCGATCCCAACATGTTCATGCCCTGGCTCCAGAACCTCGTGCAGGTGGAGGGCCAGAAGATACTGCGCTCCAAAGGCATCCTCGCCTTCCACAATGATGACGACCGCTACGTCTTCCAGGGCGTCCACATGATGCTGGAGGGCAATCATCAGCGGAAATGGAAGGAGGGCGAGCCGCGCGAGAGCCGTCTCGTCTTCATCGGTCGCGAATTGCCGGAACAGGCCATCCGCGAAGGTTTTGAGAGCTGCATCGTCTCGTGA
- a CDS encoding WD40 repeat domain-containing protein yields MKEFSPAPDSPSIVSITDRVKPVALGMAVTSVHFLGPRAAFVGGEENVALVDAKGEISTVAVHSGGILSTASDGKRLVMGGDDGKVVSLDAKGEVTLLATDPKRRWIDAVALHPDGAFAWSAGKFAFVKSGKTEEKSIEVPSTVGGLAFAPKGLRLAIAHYNGATLWFPNMAGSAEFLPWAGSHLGVTFSPDNKFLVTAMHEPALHGWRLADNRHMRMTGYPGRVRSMSWSAGGKALATSGADTVILWPFASKDGPMGKEPAMLAPLQARVSVVACHPKNDIFAAGYSDGTVLMVRLEDGAEILVRRNGTAPVAALAWNAKGTLLAFADETGDGGLLEL; encoded by the coding sequence ATGAAAGAGTTTTCCCCGGCTCCCGATTCACCATCGATCGTCTCCATTACCGACCGCGTCAAACCGGTCGCGCTGGGGATGGCGGTGACATCGGTGCATTTTCTTGGCCCGCGCGCGGCCTTCGTCGGCGGCGAGGAGAACGTTGCGCTGGTCGATGCCAAGGGTGAGATCAGCACCGTCGCTGTTCACAGCGGCGGCATTCTTTCCACGGCCAGCGACGGCAAGCGCCTGGTGATGGGTGGTGATGACGGCAAGGTCGTCTCGCTCGACGCCAAGGGCGAGGTGACGCTGCTCGCGACCGATCCCAAGCGGCGCTGGATCGACGCGGTGGCGCTGCATCCGGACGGTGCTTTCGCCTGGTCGGCCGGCAAGTTTGCCTTCGTCAAGAGCGGCAAGACCGAAGAGAAGTCGATCGAGGTGCCCTCGACGGTCGGCGGGCTCGCCTTTGCGCCGAAGGGTCTGCGGCTCGCGATCGCGCATTACAACGGCGCAACGCTGTGGTTTCCGAACATGGCGGGGTCAGCCGAATTCCTGCCCTGGGCCGGCTCGCATCTCGGCGTCACATTCAGCCCGGACAACAAGTTTCTGGTCACTGCGATGCATGAGCCAGCGCTGCATGGCTGGCGGCTCGCCGATAACAGGCACATGCGCATGACCGGCTATCCCGGCCGCGTTCGCTCGATGTCGTGGAGCGCGGGCGGCAAGGCGCTGGCGACGTCTGGTGCCGACACCGTGATTCTGTGGCCGTTCGCGAGCAAGGACGGCCCGATGGGCAAGGAGCCGGCGATGCTCGCGCCCTTGCAGGCACGTGTGTCGGTGGTCGCCTGCCATCCGAAGAACGACATCTTCGCGGCCGGCTACAGCGATGGCACCGTGCTGATGGTGCGGCTGGAGGACGGTGCGGAAATCCTGGTTCGCCGCAACGGCACCGCGCCGGTCGCGGCGCTGGCCTGGAACGCCAAGGGGACGCTGCTTGCATTCGCCGACGAGACCGGCGATGGAGGGCTCCTCGAGCTTTGA
- a CDS encoding MgtC/SapB family protein, translating to MRFLATFQLADFLDTLISLFTAFVLGTLIGAERQYRQRTAGLRTNVLVAVGAAAFVDLAMHLTGADGAVRVISYVVSGIGFLGAGVIMKQGMDVRGLNTAATLWASAAVGSCAGADMVAQAVALTVFVIAGNTLLRPLVNAINRIPLNEKALEATYYFKVAVTTEALPDMRDRLIDSLERAKYPVADVEVVEIGDDILEIVAKLVATAVDPNELNGVAVDMQRQPGVRHATWEVSTTD from the coding sequence ATGCGGTTTCTGGCGACCTTCCAGCTTGCTGACTTCCTCGACACGCTGATCAGCCTGTTCACGGCCTTCGTGCTTGGCACGCTGATCGGTGCCGAGCGGCAATATCGCCAGCGCACCGCGGGCCTGCGCACCAACGTGCTGGTCGCGGTCGGCGCCGCTGCGTTCGTCGATCTCGCCATGCATCTGACCGGCGCCGACGGCGCGGTCCGCGTCATCTCCTATGTCGTCTCCGGCATCGGCTTCCTCGGCGCCGGCGTCATCATGAAGCAGGGCATGGACGTGCGCGGGCTGAACACCGCGGCGACCCTGTGGGCCTCGGCCGCGGTCGGCTCCTGCGCCGGTGCCGACATGGTCGCGCAGGCCGTAGCCCTCACCGTGTTCGTGATCGCCGGCAACACGCTGCTGCGCCCGCTGGTGAACGCGATCAACCGTATCCCGCTGAACGAGAAGGCACTGGAGGCGACCTACTACTTCAAAGTCGCGGTCACGACGGAAGCCTTGCCCGACATGCGCGACCGCCTCATCGACAGCCTCGAGCGTGCGAAGTATCCCGTCGCGGATGTCGAGGTCGTCGAGATCGGCGACGACATCCTGGAAATCGTTGCAAAGCTGGTCGCGACCGCCGTGGATCCGAATGAGCTGAACGGGGTGGCGGTCGATATGCAGCGCCAGCCCGGCGTGCGCCACGCCACCTGGGAAGTCAGCACCACGGACTGA
- a CDS encoding homospermidine synthase: MSPASQIYAKITGPTVMVGFGSIGKGTLPLIERHLDYDKSRVTVIDPKDEGRKALCEKHNVRFIQKGLTKDNYRDVLTPLLTEGGGQGFCVNLSVDTGSTDIMELCNELGALYIDTVNEPWLGFYFDASKGPEARSNYALREVTLAAKKARPAGSMTAVSCCGANPGMVSFFVKQALLNVAADLKLNAPKPKTRAEWADLMRQAGVKGIHIAERDTQRSKSPKEPDVFVNTWSVEGFLSEGVQPSELGWGTHEKWMPENARTHEAGCGAAIYLMQPGANTRVRTWCPTRGAQYGFLVTHNESISISDYFTVRDASGTAIYRPTCHYAYHPADDAVLSLHEMFGRAAKMQEKHHILDENEIVDGIDELGVLLFGHDNNAYWYGSQLSIEETRKLAPYQNATGLQVTSAVLGGMVWALENPNEGIVEADEMDFDRLLEIQMPYLGPVKGFYTDWTPLTDRPGLFPEDIDTSDPWQFRNILVR, translated from the coding sequence ATGAGCCCCGCCTCGCAGATCTACGCGAAGATTACCGGTCCCACCGTCATGGTCGGCTTCGGCTCCATCGGCAAAGGCACGTTGCCGCTGATCGAGCGGCATCTCGATTACGACAAGTCGCGCGTCACCGTGATCGATCCCAAGGACGAGGGCCGCAAGGCACTTTGCGAGAAGCACAATGTCAGATTCATCCAGAAGGGCCTGACCAAGGACAATTATCGCGATGTGCTGACCCCGCTGCTCACGGAAGGCGGCGGGCAGGGTTTTTGCGTCAATCTCTCGGTCGATACCGGCTCCACCGACATCATGGAGCTCTGCAACGAACTTGGCGCTCTTTATATCGACACCGTCAACGAGCCCTGGCTCGGCTTCTATTTCGATGCTTCGAAGGGCCCGGAAGCGCGCTCCAACTACGCCCTTCGCGAAGTGACGCTGGCGGCCAAGAAGGCGCGCCCCGCGGGCTCGATGACGGCCGTCTCCTGCTGTGGCGCCAATCCCGGCATGGTCTCCTTTTTCGTCAAGCAGGCGCTACTCAATGTCGCCGCTGATCTGAAGCTCAACGCCCCCAAGCCGAAGACCAGAGCCGAATGGGCGGACTTGATGCGGCAGGCTGGTGTCAAGGGCATCCACATCGCCGAACGCGATACCCAGCGCTCCAAGTCGCCGAAAGAGCCTGATGTCTTCGTCAACACCTGGTCGGTGGAAGGTTTCCTGTCCGAAGGCGTGCAGCCTTCCGAACTCGGTTGGGGCACCCATGAAAAATGGATGCCCGAGAATGCGCGTACCCACGAAGCCGGCTGCGGCGCTGCCATCTATCTGATGCAGCCCGGCGCCAACACGCGCGTGCGCACCTGGTGCCCGACCCGCGGCGCGCAATATGGCTTCCTCGTCACCCACAACGAGTCGATCTCGATCTCCGATTACTTCACGGTGCGTGACGCATCGGGCACGGCGATCTACAGGCCGACCTGCCATTATGCCTATCATCCGGCTGACGATGCCGTGCTGTCGCTGCATGAAATGTTCGGCCGCGCAGCGAAGATGCAGGAAAAGCACCACATCCTCGACGAGAACGAAATCGTCGATGGCATCGACGAACTCGGCGTGCTGCTGTTCGGCCATGACAACAATGCCTACTGGTACGGCTCACAGCTCTCCATCGAAGAGACCCGCAAACTCGCGCCCTATCAGAACGCCACCGGCCTGCAAGTGACCTCCGCCGTGCTCGGCGGCATGGTGTGGGCGCTGGAAAACCCGAACGAAGGCATCGTCGAAGCCGACGAGATGGATTTCGATCGTCTGCTGGAAATCCAGATGCCGTATCTCGGCCCGGTGAAGGGTTTCTACACCGACTGGACGCCGCTGACGGATCGTCCGGGACTGTTCCCGGAAGATATCGACACGTCCGATCCGTGGCAATTCCGGAACATCCTGGTGCGTTGA
- a CDS encoding RidA family protein translates to MSRRLISTGSPFEKTAGYSRAVIDGDFAFVAGTTGYDYTTMTMPADVTSQSRNCFKTIEAALKEGGFEMADIVRATYYLTDASEADAHFAVCGEVLGEIRPAATLLIVSGLYKPEMKVEIEVTAKRRT, encoded by the coding sequence ATGTCCCGTCGCCTGATTTCCACCGGCTCGCCCTTCGAGAAGACCGCTGGCTACAGCCGCGCCGTGATCGATGGCGACTTCGCCTTCGTCGCCGGCACCACCGGCTACGACTACACGACCATGACGATGCCGGCAGATGTCACGAGCCAGTCACGGAACTGCTTCAAGACCATCGAGGCCGCCCTGAAGGAGGGGGGATTCGAGATGGCCGACATCGTCCGCGCGACCTACTACCTCACCGACGCCAGCGAGGCCGATGCTCATTTCGCCGTTTGCGGCGAGGTCCTCGGCGAGATTCGCCCGGCGGCGACGCTTCTGATCGTGAGCGGGCTCTACAAGCCCGAGATGAAGGTCGAGATCGAAGTGACCGCGAAGCGCCGCACCTGA